From Pan paniscus chromosome 9, NHGRI_mPanPan1-v2.0_pri, whole genome shotgun sequence, the proteins below share one genomic window:
- the LOC100973137 gene encoding olfactory receptor 5AS1 gives MVLRSSGKNKKTKMLESNYTMPTEFLFVGFTDYLPLRVTLFLVFLLVYTLTMVGNILLIILVNINSSLQIPMYYFLNNLSFLDISCSTAITPKMLANFLASRKSISPYGCALQMFFFTSFADAECLILAAMAYDRYAAICNPLLYTTLMSRRVCVCFIVLAYFSGSTTSLVHVCLTFRLSFCGSNIVNHFFCDIPPLLALSCTDTQINQLLLFALCSFIQISTFVVIFISYFCILITVLSIKSSGGRSKTFSTCASHLIAVTLFYGALLFMYLQPTTSYSLDTDKVVAVFYTVVFPMFNPIIYSFRNKDVKNALKKLLERIGYSNEWYLNR, from the exons ATGGTGCTGAG GTCCAGtgggaaaaacaagaaaactaagaTGTTGGAGAGTAATTACACCATGCCAACTGAGTTCCTATTTGTTGGATTCACAGATTATCTACCTCTCAGAGTCACACTGTTCTTGGTATTCCTTCTGGTATATACATTAACTATGGTTGGAAATATACTCTTAATAATTCTAGTTAATATTAATTCAAGCCTTCAAATCCCcatgtattattttcttaacaaCTTATCTTTCTTAGACATCAGCTGTTCTACAGCAATCACTcctaaaatgctggcaaactTCTTAGCATCCAGGAAAAGCATCTCTCCTTATGGGTGTGCACTACAAATGTTTTTCTTCACTTCTTTTGCTGATGCTGAGTGCCTTATCCTGGCAGCAATGGCTTATGACCGCTATGCAGCCATCTGCAACCCACTGCTCTATACTACACTGATGTCTAGGAGAGTCTGTGTTTGCTTCATTGTGTTGGCATATTTCAGTGGAAGTACAACATCACTGGTCCATGTGTGCCTCACATTCAGGCTGTCATTTTGTGGCTCCAATATCGTCAATCATTTTTTCTGTGATATCCCACCTCTTCTGGCTTTATCATGTACAGACACTCAGATCAACCAGCTTCTGCTCTTTGCTTTGTGCAGCTTCATCCAGATCAGCACTTTTGTGGtcatatttatttcttacttCTGCATCCTCATCACTGTGTTGAGCATCAAGTCCTCAGGTGGCAGAAGCAAAACATTCTCCACTTGTGCTTCCCACCTCATAGCAGTCACCTTATTCTATGGAGCGCTCCTGTTTATGTACTTACAGCCCACCACTAGCTATTCCCTAGACACTGATAAGGTGGTGGCAGTGTTTTATACTGTTGTATTTCCCATGTTTAATCCAATAATCTATAGTTTCAGAAACAAGGATGTGAAAAATGCTCTCAAAAAGCTATTAGAAAGAATTGGATATTCCAATGAATGGTATTTAAATCGTTAG